A stretch of Miscanthus floridulus cultivar M001 chromosome 13, ASM1932011v1, whole genome shotgun sequence DNA encodes these proteins:
- the LOC136502085 gene encoding transcription factor RF2a-like yields the protein MNMDKTPIAGGGGGGGGDAGGGGGAGNGPETQSTSDAVAPSPTPHTECDISSMPDSPLRKPGHRRALSEIIGLPDDLDLGAPGAGDAPALSDENEEELFSMFLDVDKLNSRCGASESESSCAMAGGRGEATETSAAPGAGHGQRHHHRHSMDASSSINAEHLFGTTAMEGVSPAEVKKAMSAAKLAELALIDPKKAKRIINNRQSAARSKERKMRYIAELERRVQFMQREATALATQLALLQRDTAGLTVENSELKIRLQSTEQQVHLQDALNEALKSELQRLKVSTGQMGNQMMMNFAGPPHAFSGGNQQVFHHPRQAMPPFLAMQQHPNQPLHPLQTQQLQQAALSLNMKRPQAAAPPGQWQWGGDAWSESSSS from the exons ATGAACATGGATAAGACACCGatcgcaggcggcggcggcggcggcggcggcgatgcaggaggaggtggtggcgccGGCAATGGCCCGGAGACGCAATCCACGTCCGACGCGGTGGCGCCTTCGCCGACTCCTCATACGGAGTGCGACATCAGCAGCATGCCGGACTCCCCCCTGCGCAAGCCCGGCCACCGGCGCGCGCTCTCAGAGATCATCGGCCTCCCCGACGACCTGGACCTCGGCGCCCCCGGCGCGGGCGACGCGCCCGCGCTGTCGGACGAGAACGAGGAGGAGCTCTTCTCCATGTTCCTGGACGTTGATAAGCTGAATTCGCGGTGCGGGGCGTCGGAGTCGGAGTCATCGTGCGCCATGGCCGGGGGTCGGGGAGAGGCAACGGAGACGTCTGCGGCGCCTGGGGCAGGTCATGGTCAGAGGCATCATCACAGGCACTCGATGGACGCCTCGAGCTCCATCAACGCAGAGCATCTGTTCGGGACAACGGCAATGGAAGGGGTGTCGCCGGCAGAGGTGAAGAAGGCAATGTCCGCCGCAAAGCTTGCCGAGCTAGCGCTCATCGATCCAAAGAAGGCAAAAAG GATTATAAATAATAGACAGTCAGCAGCCAGATCAAAAGAAAGGAAGATGAGGTACATTGCTGAACTTGAGCGGAGGGTGCAGTTCATGCAGAGAGAAGCCACAGCACTGGCAACCCAGCTGGCATTGCTACAG AGAGACACAGCTGGGCTGACGGTTGAGAACAGCGAACTGAAGATACGTCTGCAGAGCACAGAGCAACAAGTCCACCTACAAGATG ctctgaacgaggccctgaAATCGGAGCTGCAGCGGCTGAAAGTGTCGACAGGGCAGATGGGCAatcagatgatgatgaacttCGCCGGACCGCCGCACGCTTTCAGTGGTGGGAATCAGCAGGTCTTCCACCACCCCAGGCAAGCAATGCCGCCGTTCCTGGCGATGCAGCAGCACCCCAACCAGCCGTTGCACCCTTTGCAGacgcagcagctgcagcaggctGCGCTCAGCCTGAACATGAAACGGCCGCAGGCGGCAGCTCCTCCCGGCCAGTGGCAATGGGGTGGTGATGCGTGGTCggagagcagcagcagctga